The DNA region TAAGGAGGGGTTTCAGGACACAGAGGTGACATCtttttttgtactctatttatttacttatgGTTGGTCTCAGAGTttaggttttgttttgtttatttatgcCTTGAGGTTGCATTACTATTCTGCTTCTGTGTGTATTGCTTTGATGATGATCCTGTACTGTACAGCCATCTCTAAACCCGATTCTTTGCATTTCAGACAGAGGTACTGAGGCAGCTGTCATCCATGGGCCGGCTGGTTGTTTCTGCTGGGAATGCTGCTGTTCGGAATGCAACCAATCTGTATGACCACTGCTAATGTtactcattttctttctttttattactCTAAAGGAATAGttgtctattttatttatttactcttGATCATCCAATGCTATAGGGCACTTATAAGGCATGGCATATCCATATGGATCAAAGTTCCTTTACAGTTTGTGGTCAGGGAGGTTGTGGATGATAAATTTCAACTTCCTGCATCATATGTTTCGGTTTCTGGATCCTATTCTGAGGTCTAGAGCTTTTTGTCCAATGTTCATTTAACTGACATTTTTGTTGCTCTGATATTGGAGAGATTAATATATCATCTCCCGATAACATGCCTTGAGATTGTGGAGTTCTTGAGTGTGTGAGCTTATCCCAATAACAGGTGTTGGCTCAGCTGACTGCTGTTTATGAAGAAACGCAGGATGGATATGCCACAGCTGATGCAACTGTCTCGCTCCAGAGTATATTTGTATTCTTTCCTTTATGCATATAGTTCTCAAAAATCCGTTGCGATGCTAACAACCTATTTTCTTTGGCAGAAGTAGCTTCTGAGTTGGATTATGATGATATTGAATCAGTGAGCACAGAAGAATTGTGTTTGGAGGTTCATTCCCCTGCTATTTGTTGTTTTCAAGTAAAGAGAAGATGATATTGTTCAGCAAAACTAGTTTGGAGACAACTTTCACACTTGTTTCCATCCTTGTAGGTTATGAAGGAGATAGGCAAACTGATGAGGAAAAAGAAGATGATGGAAGAAGCTGCCAGGCCATTTTAGCTGTGAGTTGGTATACTTTAATCATCCATCCGGACTTGCTACATTAGCTCTTACTCATTTCTGTAACATGAAAGAAATCATTTTTGTGCATTGATGTATAAGATGAGGATGTTTTGTTTTTGAActtgatgtgtatatatatattaaaatgctAGTCAACATCTTCCTAGATAAAGCCATTTGGGTAAAATGCAACTTGAGAAGATTGTGTTGGTGGTGACTAGTTCTTACTTCAGCGCTCCTGTTTTTACCATGCTTTTCACCTCTTGGATGTAAAATATGTGTTTTTAGTCTTTCAAGTCTTCTCaggttggttttcaaaaaaaaaaaaaaaaaagtcttctcAGGTTTCATAAACCACGATCTTGATTCAGAGTAAGGTGGCGCGTGCTTGAAATACTTGGGGTGTatttggttgttttttttttttgtaatactactaactctattagaacgCAGAATccgttcataactactttctcaacctaaggctcgaacccaccacctcccgtataaaagaaaggatttgatgccactggaccacaaggtccttggctttGGTTGAGGACTTTTGCACCTTATTATAGATTTTGACACCTattatagtttttaatttttgttattctACTATTTGATTCaaatcttttattaattataaaactcaTTATCTTTTTATTCATCTACTTTTGAACAATAGAAtaaaaatgaggaagaaaaaaaatttaaaaagtcattatctatatattaaatatgaaattttaatatatactccgtgtatgtgtatatatatatatatatatatatatatatttatttatttatttattttaattaattgtttacttATTATGATTCCAGTTCTTATTTACTATTACAGTCCGTTTGGTtgctaaaaaaatattgaaagagaaaatggaattgaaattttgtgAAAAATAAATTCTAGTTTGATtggtagaaaataaattattgagaTATGAATTCTATTATTTTGCTGGGTTTAGAATGATGagaaataatgaatataaacaCGAACAGTGACAGAAGAATAGGTGTctatgtaattaaataattttcataagtCTAAAATGATTCAatcatgttatttttttttcaaagtcttccgaaaaataaaatctcaTCCTTTGCAAAGAATTTATTTTcgtaaactttaaaaaattcattctcCAATTGTTAGAATTAGAATTCAGTGTAGAAGAAATTTTCATGCAACTTGTGGACATTGGTGCAACTCTGAATTTGGCCACCATTGAGGAGGACActggtaataaaaaaaattgtttgaccTGTAGTTTAACTTTAAAATAACGTAAAACttggggtgtgtttggttggtgggtttaggcataaagaatgggtatgaaagtgattgtttgtgtttggttgataggttttgtaaatgctactatgggtttggaataccccattaatgacaaaactcattcccttattaaataagggtttcatctcccttccccctttcttcctcaactattaataatcattcccattccacccaattaccaaacatgttaaatactttcaccaaaatccattaccattaccaagtatttgatacccattccgattccgattctcatgtgcgaaccaaaacGCACCCttggtatttttattttgatgattTCAGTAACCTTTGGTTTTTTCATCCAATTTGTAACTTACACCATCGTGCCGCCATATTATACTCCGGAGAAGCTTGGAATGCACGCAGAATACATGGTAAGTAGTGGGAAGAATGAATGGGGTATTAGGTTGCAGGCGGACTGACACGTACCTACCATCACCTTTTTTTGGTGCCAATGTTCAGAAATCAGaaattcctttttcttcttttactcACGGAATTTCTTTCACTGCCACGAAATTGAATTTCGACTTTCGAGATTTCactgtttaattttatttttttttcaaaattgtttAAAGATAATAAATGTCGGCAAATAAACCACTTGCTGCCAAATCACATGCGGAGAAGTTGCAGAAATTTGTTTCGTGTCCCATAGCTAAATTATGTGAACTACTGGACTTTAAAATTTCTTGGATGCCTCCTTGAAAATGAAATGGCTTGCCACTGCTTAACCTTGTTTTATACATcaccttttgttttgttttgttttatgtaCTACTCAAGTctccaaatataaaattaaaagagtttattatcATAACTCACAGGTTTAAACAAAACAAGTCAGTAGATGAAGtcaatcttataattttaagctTATTAAGTCAATAGAAACTATTTTGATTAGTGTTTTACTCAATGTATACCAACTTAGTTAGTGTTTTACTCAATATGCATCAAATTGCTTAGTGATTTACTCAATGTATATTTTCAGATATTgaccttgttttctttttctttttttttttttccgtcaTCTAGAAGAATATAAAAGTTGCtcattttgtctcattttatgtgtctgattcggtaacgagacttgactgaaattatttttaaataaaattttcataatacttGATACGGTAAAATACGGGCACCAAAGAAAACCGGAAAATACGATCTTTTATTGGCTCAAAgatccaaacccggttacaagtcAATAAGTGCTCAAAGGGCTCGGCAGGTCGGCAATGGGcttccctactgtccgagctctCTTTAAGTCTTAGTCTAGAAACGGCCAAAAGATTCTCTCACCcctcataaatgcgctatttataagggagGAAAGTGCGGGTGCCGGACCTCCGGCATGGCGGGAACGTGGCGCACATGCGTCCGCCCCACCCCGCCCCCATGCGGAAAAGAGCACGTGTCAGTCGTGGGCATGCCACGTTGTGGACGGGTCAGGGCACTGTTCGGCTCGTGACCTCCGAGCTGGCCACAGTCATCCCGACCTTCCGGTCTCCCGACCGTAACCCCTTTCGACCGGATCTGGAGTGTATCCGACCGGTCCCGGAGTATATTTACTATCAATACtaattttagtattagtatataaaatctatatatttagaaactacatttaaaatactattaaataaaaaaaaattaaaaattactcaaAAGAATCACCAAGAAAGAGAATTGATTACAATATTAGTTGtactaattttatttgtaaagcACAAGAAAAAATTAGGACATACGGAGCAGTAAAGTAGAGTAATAATTATGAGCATTGTGTCCGGTGTGATTTGTTCAGAAAACAAAAAGCTTAACAGAAAACGCAGACATAAAAATAGAGAGCGAGAGACCCAAAGAGCACGAGAAGGCGTCAGGACTCAGGAGAAGCGCAAACCCAACCCAACAACCACCTTCATCCTCCATCTCCCATCAAGCTCagaattaaaaggaaaaaagaaacttTTAAAGCTTGATTCAACCTTAAATTTCTGTGTTTATTTTTTCTTCCGTACGTTGATTGATGATCCGAAGCTTGATTGAATGTAGTGGAGAGATAGGGCGGATCTCTGGCGCTTTTCTATCACATTGTAATCGCTCCGTCTCTGTGTTCCCTGGCTTCGCTTTGATCGCTGTTCAGACTTGGTTTTACTTCATACTCACTGCGATGCATATATCAATCATTTGCAATTAATTCTATGATATTATTCTCAAGTTTTTGTTAGCAATGAACGCCATAAGTTTTTCTTTGTTCTGGTACATACGCATTCATCACTAGCCGAATCGCCTGGGCTTTCATCAGGTGAGCTTTGTCAACACAGCCGagccaacttttttttttttttcctcgttTCGAACTCTGCATTTGGATGTTTGATTTTTTCATtctcttttttaattactttaatggattttttttttttaaaaaaaaatttacttgaTCAAAGGTAGTGCAAATTAACCACATGTTTCTTCTATGCTACTGATCAATACTCCAGTAGATTTTTGATTATCTGTGATTTGTTGCTCTAAATTGTTCGAGACTAATAATGATTTGCTAGAAAGATGCTAAATCGATTAATGctgtga from Ipomoea triloba cultivar NCNSP0323 chromosome 6, ASM357664v1 includes:
- the LOC116021962 gene encoding probable inactive shikimate kinase like 1, chloroplastic isoform X2, whose product is MEIIRASYGGFCSSNVRLLQPSALTFSKTSLPTCHSPFRRVPATSHSISSLKPTLARRKPTACALLDDNDPDSTADVANADLSFAVKRAFEISPDLKGTCIFLVGINSSIKSNLGKLLADELKYYYFDSDSVVEDAVGGKEAATSFIQSDKEGFQDTETEVLRQLSSMGRLVVSAGNAAVRNATNLALIRHGISIWIKVPLQFVVREVVDDKFQLPASYVSVSGSYSEVLAQLTAVYEETQDGYATADATVSLQKVASELDYDDIESVSTEELCLEVMKEIGKLMRKKKMMEEAARPF